tccgcctggaggcagacggccctggtcgttcggcatcacgtcccagggaagagaatgaaacggcttatttagattcgctcggccgggcgctggacggtcccagtgggcagggtgtgaagggacagaggatgggggaggtgtccaagtgggcagggtgtgtgaaagggacagaggatgtggcagggggggggggggggggggaggtttgtcaTGAAGGGTTGTCTCACTTATTGCAGCTccaccaacctcgcatagcgcgacctcccgggtgccagaccccccaacaaggtccagtgccctctgctcaaacgtggtgagggggtgcaggttgggcgaaccccctccagtctggtgccgctcacgggtgttgtgagcggtcttggcctgttgggggaggggacataggtagatcattacaatacggcaggtatcagcagtccgttcagatactggcacagtttgggggtcaagttgtcataagaccattgcatctctccacgggggccagagcactgggtctgtgacaactttgtgaaccaccctcaactaattttgccccaatccccctccaccccacgtgccaggggggggaggtgggtgattaagttaaagggggagggatggttgtgaccaggtggcaccctcttggcacttaccctggcagccctggtgaggtcgtgcatctttcttctgccttgctctgctgagcgaggggtctgccccacagcactaacggcagcagccacctcacgccaggcctggcgcacagcGCTGGCAGGTCGGCAATGCCCTCTacgtgggcagatgatgcccctcctctgctcgacggcatcgagcagcgtctcgacatctgcctcaacaaaccgaggggcagctctcctgagctccgacatcatggccgacaaattctgtgctcgcccggcgtcaggcggcgtcacgtgggcgtggtcgtatcgtcgtcgcgttccgtcatcatcgcgcacgtgattgacgcggccgcgttcctagcccatttcctggacgtgaatacgtcgggaaatggacccttcccgaccgtcgtaaaacccgcccgttttaacggccaacttcgcgatttttcgcgggtgcggagaatcgcgcccgagataCGGAGAGCATAGTACAATATCTGCTTTTTCTTTCCTATTTCTttccaaaaaaaataaatgttaaaaagATAGCTAGAATTCAGATATTAATTTGCTCCAAAAATTGCATAATTAGaaagatatttaataaatcctaCAGGAAAATCAAATGTGTAAAAGTGTTGGACTTTGTTTCTGTATTTAACAAGTCAAGGTAGTACAACTGTCATGGTGATAAAAATGTTACATAGCAGAGACTGTTTTGGTGTGGAGATTGCATGGCTTTTTCAAATTCAACGATTGAACACATTTTTGATTAGGAAACCATTTTTATCTTTAAGTGCTTAAAACTTCTGTGATGGTTTTGATACTTTAAAAATAAGGTGAAAAATGTCAAAGTTCTATATAATCTGGCATACTGAACATTTTTGAACTTTCTAACTTCCTGGCTTTACAAATGTCAGTATTAGCCTTCAACAGTTCAATGTTTTACGGTTACTATGCATTAATTAATTCCTGTCCCATGCATTAAACCACATAACAGCAGGCTGCCAGTCCTTGGTATTATTGATCTGCCCATTAAGAGCTGTCAAAATAGTCTCATATGATTCACCCATATTTCTGTCTCACTGTGGGAATAGCCTCTGGCAGTCAACTCTCCCTGGTGCCACAGTTCAAATTAGGAACCTGGTAATGTCAGTAGGTTGTCAATGCCCATCACGTTCTGAGACAACATAATTTAATACTCCAGCCTGAGTTCAAATGCCAGATATACTGGAGTTAGATGTACTCGGTGAAATAATGCTTTGCCTACTGATTGTAAAGATAGCTTGTTGCCATTTGGTATAAATATTAAGCATTAAATATTGGACGGTAATACTTACAAAACCTCAGACAATGCAGTATAATACTTCATCTTTACTAACAGATTAAATAAAGATTTCCAGAATGAGTTACTTTGCCTATAAAATTGGGGAATATAGTAAAAACAAATATCTCTGAATCAACTAAAATACATTTTCCCCACCCACTATTACCCTACAGTAAGGGAATCAATACTTCTTAAAAGTGTAAATACAAAGTGCTGCAAGGTGTCACAGTTAACATTCAAAGCACAACTAATTATATTAATCATGAAAATAAAAAATCCGTCAGTTGTGTTTTACAAATGAGGAACACCACATGCTGTTCTGACTATCTTGTTTCATCTTGGCTTATGTGCCAGAACAGACCTTCCATTCTTCAAACTCTGGCTTCCTTTGCTTCACACTCTATGTTGCACCCTCTGCAATAGAACCTTCATCCGTGACGACTTTATACTCCGGAACTCCCATCACTCTTTGCTACTTCTCTCCGTACCTTAAAAAGCTTTCTCTCTAACCTGCATTCAGcatttcccaattttttgcaatttTTGGGCTCAATATTAATTGCTCAAACCAGAAAATTCTAACAATTAAAATACAGGTAAAATTAAATGCGTGTCACACCACAATTTGTTTTTGCACAAGCAATACTTCAAAGagaacaatctcaacattgaaggTACAGTAAAAAAGGCATAATTAAATATTAATTTGTGACCCCTCGTATTTGAAACTATTTTAATTGAGAAAGATTCCTATGTGTTGTCGTGAATTTGGAAAAGAAATTTCAGCGATGCACAAATGCAATGGTGAATGTTACAAAGGATATTTATTGATAGCAATTAGCCTTAATATTTAACATTTTCATATCCTCAAAAATGAGCAGCAGACATGAGGTAGTCTCATTTTGTAAAATAAACTGATCAACCTTAAAGTGATACAGCTCATTAATGCAGTTTCAGTATTATTTTCTAGTGAGCTCTGGGGTCATCGGTAgtatttattatttttctttcttttttcatgGGACTGAGAAAACCAACATTTGTTGCCaactcctaattgcccttgaactgaacatttcagagggcagttaagagtcaaccacattgctgtgggtctagagtcatatgtaggccagatcaggttagggaggcagatttccttccccaaaggacattagtgaaccaggtgagtctttatgacaatcaatgatagtttaatGGCATCATTACTGAAACTAGAGAAAAATTACAATGACTGATAAGTGACATCTGATGCCATTTTCTATGCACATAAGAATAAAATTGCATaacttacattttaaaaatgtcattaATATTATGCAGTCTGTAGGAAGAAAAATAACGTGATTTCTATCGTGCCGCATCATATTTCTAAGAAGTGTCCCAAAATGTCACATATAATGAACCGCTTTGAAAAACAGGTAAAGTTGTCAGGTAGGCAAACATGTAACAATTATTTTGTGTGCTGCACACAAATCAATGATATGAGTAGCCAGCTGTCTGCTTTTGGTTGTGTTGGCCAGCGCAAGTACCAAAGGATCTTGGTTTGTATCACTCAAGGACACAGTTTCAGCACTTTACTGAAGCAACAATCTTGGTTTTGTATTCAactatggaccagggtttaaacCCACTTTTTAAATTATTTCATCAAATGTGACCATCACTGGTAAAGCCAgcattttgttgcccatccataaaaCTACTCGACTCAAAGTTAGTTTTCGAACTTTAACTTCCGGACTTTACAAGTGTCAGTATTAGGCTTCCACAGTTCAATGTTTTAAGATTACTACCCTACacgcattcccccctccccacacacacttatctccccatcccaccacacccactcccccacggcactcttcctgcccccccccacacgcactcTTCCCAGCTCCCCCCAGATGCTCTCCCGCACCCCTGAcacacaccctgccccccccccaaacaggctctccagcccccgcacacacacacgcccctgcACATGCTTTCCTCCCCCAGACGCAGGCCTCCGCACATGCTCTCCTCCCCCACACGCACTACCCCTCCCCCGCAAGCACatactccccccaaccctctacccccgctccctctcccatccttgcccactccctccaccccacacaccctccctcccctctccctccatcccccgcacccactccctcccccattccccactccctcccacacccccattccctcactcccccctcccccgcacctacTCCCTCACCcgcaccacctccctcccacccacggcttcccccctcccctccgtacCCACTgcctccgtctctccctcccccacacatagcccctccccaccccgccaactcactccccccacccaccccgccaactcactcctccacccaccccgccaactcactcctccacccaccccaccaactttctcccccacccacacagagaaaataaataatgAAAACTTATACATCTATCCTTACCTGAGTGAATAAGCATGTGCTGCTTGAGATTCTGGATGCGAGTGAACCGAGCACCGCACGTAGGGCATTGGAAAGGTTTATCAGGACCGTTTGGACTGGGTCTCTCCGTGCCACTTGTGGAAGGGTTGATGTAAAGTTGGTAGGAGTACTGTCCACTCTCCAATCTACAATATAAGGTAACTTCAATCTAAAAGTAGAACTATACAAAGGAGGGCTGAAAAATCCATTTGATCTTATCGGAATACAAAACATCTGTCTTTAGTTCCCAACTGGTCCCTGCAGTGCAACAAAACAACAACTTTGACAATGTATCTGTGCAATATATGGCAGCTGGTGAGTCTTGCAAAAACTCTGAAAGAAGTGTTCCCAAGCATTACAAAATTAGGAATATATTTTGACACTTAGATTGTAGCAGGTCTTGTCCGTGTCTTCGAAAAATCCTGCACATTTCTGGCACCATGTCAGAAAGCGGCTATGAGATAAGGTGAAACCGAATGACATCAAACAGAAATCAAATGTTAAATACTCGTGAAATATTATTTCTAACTTATATACCTGGTCCAACTTCAAACCTATGATACACagaggtacgaggcaggggtgtccgttATCCACACTTCTTTTTGCACTGGCTACCAAACCCTTGGCTATTGTGCTCTGTGTACTGGGGCATGGTCAGATATCGTAAGGGGAGGCAGGgagcatagtattgctgtctgcAGATGACTTGTTATTGTATATTTCCAATCCGTTTCAATGCATGGATAGGATAATGGGCATATTTGGAGGGAGACTTTTGGCGCTATTTCAGGCGACAAATTGAATAAAGCCAAGAGTATTCCaggtgaatgtcatggggagaaggGCAGATCTGAATGCCTAACCATTTAAGTTAACCAGGTGTAGGTTCAGGTGTTTGGATATTGAGGTGGCTCATGACTGGGCCACAATGTATAAATGGAATTTGGCCagcttggtggagggggtgaaagttgatttgaagaggtgggataCCCTCCCACTTTCGTTagcagggcgggtgcagactgtaaagctGAACATCCTGccgagatttctgtttgtgtttcagtccaTCCCTatattcctgccaaaggcattccTTTGCAAGGTGGACAGATTAATCTCTGTTTTCGTATGAGCTGGCAAGACGGTGCAAATTTGATGGGTGTTTTTACAAAGGAAGTAGTGGGTGGTGAGGCTAGAGCTCCCCGAATTTGTTGCATTACTACTGGGCAGAGAAAGTGAAGAAAGTACAGCAATGATGGTGCAGGAGACGTCGCGTGTGGACTAGGTTTGAGGACTGTGGCTGCagctcccctccagtctgccttaAACGTATGGAACCAGCCAAGGTGGCATTTCGTTATTGTGTTTGCGTGTAGGGGGAGAGACAATATACAGTTACTGGATTTTGTTCGGAAGGAGGTGTTGGAGCTGGAGCCactggaactgggggggggggggggggggggggggtgtttgatgTAGTGGTCTGCGCCACTCTGATTGCCCCGTGCCGAATTCTACCGGAGTGGAGGTGAGTGCAGCCACTGAGGGTGTCGGCGCGGCTGGGCATGAAGCAGAATTCCTTAAGTTGGAAAAGGTTATGTTCACCCTTAGAggctcggggtgtgtgtgtgtgtgtgtgtgtgtgtgtgtgtgtgtgtgtgtgttctgggcGAGATGGAGATTGCTTGTTCTTGCTCGTGACCCTGTTCGAGGACttgttggttgggggtgggggggggggggcattgttaagggaaggaaatagggagataaTGTCAAACTGTAAGTATTGTGAATGATTGTGTTTATGCATGCTCtggtttgaataaaaatactttccaAAAAAGTTCAACTGGTGCAAGCTTCACATTTTATATGCACTAACCAAATATGTATATGGATAAGAATTAGTCAATAACTTTATGGAATTGCCCATCTCTCCCCTCAACTTTTCATCCGCTGACTTATACTTATTCACATCTTCGTGATCTCCAGATGGAATGACGAGAATTGTCTCCTGGCTGGCCTTGCATCCTCCATTTACTTCAACTCACCCAAAATTGCCTGTATGATACTTCGCACCAAGCCCTTGCTGACTACCCCCATCCTCACTCACCTACATTGGCTCACAATGCACTAAGGTCTCAAATTTAAAATCTTCACATCTCTTGCACCTTCTACACCTCCAAGCGTCCTCCCTAAATTCTGCATTGTCTGACTCTATTCACTTGTCCCTTTCCCCACCCTTGCCATATTTGCCTTCAACTGCACAGGGACTACACTCTGGaagtccctccctcaaccatgtgAGGAGATTATATTTTAATCTTAAAATCATCATGCTTCAAGCCCacgaatagtttttttttaagtaaagagAGGAAAATGGTGCCCTTTTATTCTCCTTGATTATCTGGTTTCTCCACATGGGTTGAATCCAAAAATTTACAAAAAACTGTCAATCTAGGGATGAACATCCTTGAAAAATTTACTGAAGGAATTACCTAATAGCCTGTTAGTTAATTTACGTAGTTCATTTAGAAAGTTCATTTATTTGTCTTAGTGTTAAGAGGTCAGGTTCTGAATATCCCTTGAAACAGCGGTTTTGTGTGCATTAGGAAATGGGTAGCATGATGTATATATTGCGTTTCTCATTATATAAAACTTTATGGTTGTGCAACAACACATGCTAAAATATATCTTAAAGAGTAATGCTTTGGAGTTTCAGCTAGCAATAAGAAACGTTCATGAAGAACGAGATTAAGTAATCGTTTTTGCAGCTAATTTGTCACCATTCTTGTGAGGGCTGAAGTGAAGCTCTGGTATAATTTACAAGAAAGTTGATTTGATTGGGGACTTGGTATCTGCAATGGAAGTAGTTGTGAACAGCCATTGACCTCTGCCACCATATGTACTGATGGCAGCTATACATTTCTCCCATTATTTATATTATAAAAATTGGCTTTTAGACAGAGCTTTTCCACCAGTACCAACTTCATTTTTCAGCTTAGAAATCTCCAATTGCTATTGCATATCATATTACTCTGTAGTATCATATATTAATTTACTGCGAAACTTTAATGGATACAGAAACTACTTACCTATCATCATCATCTGGGTGATTGTTGGTACTGGAAGTGCCTTGGAGCGTTGGTAGCCCTTCTGTAACTCCTTCATCTACTGAACCTGTTTAAAGAGAAAGGAAAATGGCACTTAGCATTTAACAAGCCAGCAACTCACAATGCAAGACTCAACTGCTGCACATGCATTATgcaattaaataaatatttttaaacataCTGTACTTTGGATTTGCACTTCACACTGTGCTGGTTTATTAATCTCCACAGCCACAAAGCAATTTACATCAAGCAAACACATTTTAGGCTTAGCTAACCTGCAATCGTATtagtattatagaacatagaacagtacagcacagaacaggcccttcggccctcgatgttgtgccgagccatgatcaccctactcaaacccacatatccaccctatacccgtaacccaacaaccccccaccccttaaccttactttttaggacactacgggcaatttagcatggccaatccacctaacccgcacatctttggactgaattaTATACTGAATCTATATTCTCCAATCTGTCTTCAAGTAAGAGAATGATGCAAGGGATGGATGTGAAAGGAAAACATGCCAAAAATATTGAAAACATTGGCAATATGCAGAGTTAACAAGTATCTAATACAAAAAAGGGAATTCAAGTGAAAGTGATTAATATCTTACTTTTAAGGACTACCATTTTTTGTAAAATTATAAACATAATTTAATGAAATACTGCTTACTTATATTTCTTAAGTTGTAAAATATTTCAGAATTTCTACAGAGAATACTAAAAACTTTCAACTAGCAGCATTCCTGTTCCCTCAACAATCATTACTTAAAATGCAGACAGAATGACTGAACAGCAACTGTAGATCCATAAACACCTGCAGCTTGACCCAATTTCTCAAGGCAACTCATAGCATTGTGACAAAAACAAGGTGCTCACTTGTCACACTAACTGGCTTGAAGGAAGCCAAGATCAGCTAACTGGAGATGTAGTAGAGAAatggtaaaaaaaattaaatcttcaAATTCTTATATCAAAGATTATTATTCAagataaaaaatatttttgttcctTACTATGCAAATACAACGAAATATCATTAATAGACTATTAAACCAACCCCTTCTTTCTGGAATACAAATCAACATCCTAGTTACATTAACCATGGCAAAGATACAGCATTCAATATTATAAGTTTGATTTCATGGAGATTTTGCATTACCATATCATAATGCTTTGTTAAACCTAGTATTAGTACATATATGTATCAATAGTTAAACGTTTTGTCATACATACCAATAGAGGAAGACTGGGGGCTGATCAATAAATCCTCCTGAGCCTGTTCACTTCCTGGTACAGTTTGATGGTCACTAAGTGAACTCTGAGAAGCACTAACAGGCTGCGATACAACTTCATGACCTTCATCATCACTTAATCTTTCAACTTTGATCCGTACATCATCTTCTATTATAGAGGGTGATGTTGCTTTTGTGCTCTCACAAGCAGTAAATTCAGGTAATCTTCCTGTTCCCTCTGTGTTTAGGGTCTGTTCCAAGATCCTAGTGCTTTCTGCTTGTTTAGTTTTTTCAGTTTGGGTCCGACGATCACCACCCAATGGATATGTCCACTGAAATGACACAGAAGAGTCCACACACTGCTGGGTCCTGTTGTTCTCTGAAAAGGTCACCGAAGGGTTCACAATTTGTGAACAATTGGGTTGAGCAGCAGATTCAGTGGGACTCTCTGGTGATATCATAATGAAATTCTTTCGCTTTCGACGAGACTCCCTGGGCTTACTTTTTTCAACAGAACTACATTCTGATGATACTGGCGATAGGCTGTCATCATGGGACTGAACGATGCAAGCTCCACTATTCTCCTGAGGCAGTGGAGGAACTGGTCCTGGCGGATTATTACTTGTATTCCACAGGATACTTGATTTCATGAACTCTGAACAGGTGTTTGCTACATGGAACATCTGCATATAGCTTGCAGCAGCCAATACATCAATAATGTTCTCAGTATTAATGGAAAGTGTAGCACTGTACGCATACTCCAGCAATGGTGAAAACCCACTAACAGTGACATGATTCAAATCCAAAATACACTCATCTGCGTCTGATTGATTTACAAGTTTTGCCCTGAAGAATTCACTGCAAGCAGCAAGAACCACCTTATGGGCTCGGAAGACCTTGTCCTGGACTCGAATTGTCACATCACAGAAATGTCCTTCATTACGGAGTTTGTTTAACTTTCCCAGAAGCTCTTGACCAtggactggagaattgtgtgtAAAGGTTTTGAGACCCATTATTTTTCCTCCTTGCTGTGTTCAATACCCTTGTATCCTAAGTACCTAAGGGAAAGacatttatcttttattttgaaCATACAACTTCAATAAAGTAATAACTCCCTGCCTTATCATTGCAAACATCAGTTTACAGTGGAGTAACTCCCATATGTTGGCAGAACTTACATTAAATAAGTCAATGCTGGCCAAATAAGTCAATTGTGCGTTTTTACCAAGAACTTCATTAGTGCATCATATAATAATTTTTCAAGTACCTCATTCAGCACAGTTGGCACCATATTGACAAATTTTTCGAACTTAATCTAGATATAGAGGATTGATCTACATAGAAAGGCAACGGTTCAAAATTGAGAGTTTATTGATAGTCTACTATTTTACTTTGCGACCTCATGCTATTAATTTTCAGCATCAATATTTTCCAACAAATTTAGCTCAATTTCAAGATGGCTGACTATTTAATGTTCCTTAAACATTGTAGTAGACAGTTTGCACAATCTGCTATATAGTTTCCCATTTCAATGCTTAAAACATACAACAAACCTTCAAATTCAGCACCAATTGCTGTAACCTGTGCCATTTGATAACCATCATTTCACAGCATGAATAATTGTGTACTGAAGTATTGAGACAGAAGATTTCACAGAGAAACTGATTGGAAAGACTAGAAAAGCCACTTTAGAAACATTTACTGAACTTAAGGggtggggagttgttgggttacgggtataggatggatacgtgggtttgagtagggtgattattgctcggcacaacattgagggccgaagggcctgttctgtgctgtactgttctatgttctataagtcagTTAATTTTGGTAGGGTTGAATTTTAGTTGACAATGTGTGCCAAATTTCAAATATAGTGCGTTGTACAATTCTAAAATACAACCACCCATATGCAGTTGCCAGCTTGAGATTGTTTTAATAGTTGTTCAGTCCATGTTAAAACATCACCGCTGACTGATATATTTGCAAGACACAAAAGTGAATATGTATGGATTTTTAAAGAATTGTACAACTATGGTACGTACAATAATGCAGTTCTTCAGTGCAAGTCATGGTCACAATGCCATTAATCACTGGCGGTGAAGCATGGTTCAGTTATGATTTGTCACTAACATTTAAAGAATTGTACTCGACCAACACCAAAGCTGTGAACGGTTTGAGGACTGGTGGATCAACAggaggagggagaagtgggacaAGAGTGGAATGATTTGAAGCATGTGCAGCTTCAAACTTCAGAATAAAGTCTACACGTTGAGTCTTCACtcagtacacacacacaaaatcaacCTTTGCTTGGTATTTCAGGTATTTGAGGTGCTCATATGGTTCACTTGTTTGTGGGGTTAAAAGTGGAGAGCTAGAAATTTGCACAATTATtttcgcggtgggggggggggggggaagaacagaGACCATTGAGCTCATTTGTGGAAATAATGTATGGGCGTTTGAAAATGCAGCAATTTAGCTTGTATGGCTGAGCAGTGAATTGTAGAGGAAAGTGAAAGGCACATCAGGTACTACCCCTTTTCTTTTTGAAACAGAAACACATTTCAATGCATTTTAAAAGTGGATGAATCATGACCTCAGGCAGCATGTGTGTGGCTCTGAGTGAGGCACTGAGCTGAGGCTGAAAGCGGCCCTTGCTCACAGTGGGGCCGCGCTGCTCCTGTTCGGCGTGTTAGACCGAGGCGGTGAGTCTGTCAGCCCAATAGGGCCATTGTTTACACGGGGccgcggtgttggactggggtgtgggACATACCTGTTGGTGCTGGTCGCCGGGCCCGGCTCGGAGAGACCTCCGCACCGCCTGGCACCAGCCAGTGGAGATTCTCAGGTACAACCCCGTCCCCAGGCcggggggggacagagagggagacccgGGCCTAGCGCCAGcgaaggggggtttgggggggggggggggggggactgaggccAATCCGGGGCTCGGAGTCTGAAGCGAGTCCCAGGCCTCAAAAGAGCAGGAGGCCGCCCGATCTCGCTCCTCCGCCCGCGCAGCGTTTCATTTGAGGCCCCGGCTTGCTTACCGAGCGGCCAATGTCGCAGCTCCCGTCTCTCCGGCCTCCCCGAGCCGCCGCCGCCCGCTCAAGCCAGGGTTTGTTTTGTTCCCAGCCTGCCCCGCGCTCGCCCTCACCACCAACTGTCAATCAGGCtggcccgaggggggcggggtcaCCCAGCACCAACTGTCAATCAGGCtggcccgaggggggcggggtcaTCCAGCACCAACTGTCAATCAGGCTGGCCCGAGTGGGGCGGGGTCACCCAGCACCAACTGTCAATCAGGCTGGCCCGAGTGGGGCGGGGTCACCCAGCACCAACTGTCAATCAGGCTGGCCCGCGGGGGGCGGGGCTTCCCAGCAACAACTGTCAATCAGACGGCCAGAGGGGGGCGTGATCACCCAGCACCAACTGTCAATCAGGCTGGTTCAGGGGCAGGGCCATCCAGCAACAACTGTCAATTAGTTTGGTTGTGGGGggcgggccattcagcccaaactgTCAATCAATCTTtttcgggggggcggggccatccAGTAACTATTGTCAATCAGGCTGTGTAAGGAGGCTGGGCCATCCACTACCGTTAATTTGGTCGAAGAAGGCGGGGTCATCAGTTCACCAACTATCAATCAGGCTGGCTCAGGGGCGTGACCATCCAGCAACTCTCAATCAGGCTGGCTCAGGGGCGTGACCATCCAGCAACTATCAATCAGGCTGGCTCAGGGGGCGGGGCAATCCAGTGACAACTGTCAATCAGGCTATTTCAAGGGTCGTGGTCAATT
The DNA window shown above is from Scyliorhinus canicula chromosome 19, sScyCan1.1, whole genome shotgun sequence and carries:
- the LOC119953973 gene encoding zinc finger and BTB domain-containing protein 44-like isoform X1 translates to MGLKTFTHNSPVHGQELLGKLNKLRNEGHFCDVTIRVQDKVFRAHKVVLAACSEFFRAKLVNQSDADECILDLNHVTVSGFSPLLEYAYSATLSINTENIIDVLAAASYMQMFHVANTCSEFMKSSILWNTSNNPPGPVPPLPQENSGACIVQSHDDSLSPVSSECSSVEKSKPRESRRKRKNFIMISPESPTESAAQPNCSQIVNPSVTFSENNRTQQCVDSSVSFQWTYPLGGDRRTQTEKTKQAESTRILEQTLNTEGTGRLPEFTACESTKATSPSIIEDDVRIKVERLSDDEGHEVVSQPVSASQSSLSDHQTVPGSEQAQEDLLISPQSSSIGSVDEGVTEGLPTLQGTSSTNNHPDDDDRLESGQYSYQLYINPSTSGTERPSPNGPDKPFQCPTCGARFTRIQNLKQHMLIHSDCIILMTFLKCIKPFQCDRCGKKFTRAYSLKMHRLKHEGKRCFRCQICSATFTSFGEYKHHMRVSRHIIRKPRIYECKTCGAMFTNSGNLIVHLRSLNHEASELASYFQGSDFIVPDYLKQEQEEALGQYDIGDNGFDNNSAVQMPVISQVSSTQNCDTAFPLGHLAGLMNKDDEIMEEQKTNGSDVNGILGAREELHKRGSPEEGPHILYN
- the LOC119953973 gene encoding zinc finger and BTB domain-containing protein 44-like isoform X2 — translated: MGLKTFTHNSPVHGQELLGKLNKLRNEGHFCDVTIRVQDKVFRAHKVVLAACSEFFRAKLVNQSDADECILDLNHVTVSGFSPLLEYAYSATLSINTENIIDVLAAASYMQMFHVANTCSEFMKSSILWNTSNNPPGPVPPLPQENSGACIVQSHDDSLSPVSSECSSVEKSKPRESRRKRKNFIMISPESPTESAAQPNCSQIVNPSVTFSENNRTQQCVDSSVSFQWTYPLGGDRRTQTEKTKQAESTRILEQTLNTEGTGRLPEFTACESTKATSPSIIEDDVRIKVERLSDDEGHEVVSQPVSASQSSLSDHQTVPGSEQAQEDLLISPQSSSIGSVDEGVTEGLPTLQGTSSTNNHPDDDDRLESGQYSYQLYINPSTSGTERPSPNGPDKPFQCPTCGARFTRIQNLKQHMLIHSGIKPFQCDRCGKKFTRAYSLKMHRLKHEGKRCFRCQICSATFTSFGEYKHHMRVSRHIIRKPRIYECKTCGAMFTNSGNLIVHLRSLNHEASELASYFQGSDFIVPDYLKQEQEEALGQYDIGDNGFDNNSAVQMPVISQVSSTQNCDTAFPLGHLAGLMNKDDEIMEEQKTNGSDVNGILGAREELHKRGSPEEGPHILYN